A window of the Plasmodium vivax chromosome 12, whole genome shotgun sequence genome harbors these coding sequences:
- a CDS encoding hypothetical protein (encoded by transcript PVX_118355A): MLIQKFFSLVPAEDKNLENLVNELAQSKKNIRKIQNYGAKERSADSSIRKDDVNQKVEKLTITSVGSRRNASEKDKWCSFRQKKNDVGKGPSSLSQKCKKTTFDGSKDIKALKWDPPTSAKFDLSSIKENELFQRIFKTVERESIKSKNEKLKSKSEQLKKLKNNLGNQNEHVKGKNANEENKDQLTESLIEFRKVLNDKKKTCATLKIKTRSFGKEHASFSPFQDNAVECYNMHHSCKGESFKNGLGGEVDDKIEEREKRKEHTKMQRLDPPYQNGQDRVAKGTAHRSRQNQKGCPSNRINQNDLINAERGNTPHYFTKRGNAPPQKGYRNEHTYRQFENPSVMGEERSSRSSSSGNKSQGQHYIRSCSSRGNTSHGQYYIRSCSSNFSVPSSSNYKKGKRSLSAAKQKNKMCEQVSDDKRGRRRNHNNGKKKEKKKSANSGDNKFGNLKNKRSHTCRDIFRNGYTPPRRASKYKSPHRRLHLIDHPMGGHHFPKCDNSGGKKFQLLVVKKKRKKINMAIFAKKKIEKRMRATRGGIHTLEEESPNPRSEYVNSVKDCHSCSPIRSIEHTRENSNNWKGDQLYHEMATPCENEWKNHESNSNNDDERNSSHVKENNKSCLAEKDLHKMSDYGIPPLNSCDTHRERLTTNGKAGDLMYEVKAEGSSPKGESKTHNTCVDAEMWKNTGGSKIKIRDGRIEKERTSSNSAAKREANLNNSNGEIAYLLSHATGNTLSRSNTISNTPYGGALAVDFDEPTEKLRRGNTSIKGHRTVAERGTNDIRKDSNAVKLSRKGSELPHEGENIELGKQRKKGHANCISADLHDDTHDGTHDDAQDDAHGDVRTDRQGNDRGKKHILQEILSFYTRYKHKLNFLLQEEYNYLSRLRDYVRKNAQELEEVKNGDPAEGTSTHEGCEGDNFLINELVQRINNCMVEKNKLHNSSDEEAVSTNQIKKCDCGKGKENFIYHLNKDDADVHQLCVQTDKRIKRIEYYLNQSEKKCLRKNNSITRREAPPFAKSPSSDRSANGSEFFCKDNSVESNQPDCPFQRADMTNLRNGAEEMNHMRMRKRTPPSWRGSTMTKRTRKEASMCEAMNKKVLVRKSGSFKEDHCAKKHSRYELLYRIKVSKYLLHNWTKSGGHHSAISNYLLRGLKCAAPNGLPLYDKGEFHFKGPLSLFNYKQCLHHFKANTFYCYVLRAKGRGNFRKRFGNAPNRAGDPNYEHAQKIEQRECGNYLNCADGYAVGECNKTNRPVPTDRENKERKIFTRQTPICGNDFLVTRTNSNFSHISCSPFFAGESLLSAHFTKSVTKHPINSTPCGGGKYTPKKESDSFASTNLRWNQKSTPDLCGTIWRGNHNGEEATSERSAHRMANSKWATTTSTYITQTGGKNNPLKKEIPTSRSLHQVDISLNAANTYHVSPNLLIDKDKQKQLYDNTAGGKGCMRSAKSINSLGVKNRSTLSGKLVGEQNYPFEKHLTRMRHHIGGSKKENLASPNENNHLTNSITVEQLSTHFNVSDKCRSGRGHAEWLSFPNGGRTEEYPPRSECYINVYGNNSNTNDSLGKSKNMYQLNCSYDQIVNSLCISRGKIAQGSVGTSKGCQKGEGRKKGEERKKGEERKKGGERKKGEERKKGGERKKGEERKKGEEHAKEESYEKHSNAINDEEAQNGNDNLSKLRVDNFNEAREHNGDSSATADVVEKYYVDLLTNGDSHSGYVGAKLKKKKKKANNIPHAERDENENTPIQNAHWLGKEKKGDSPEKKLTQGETHATQMNQIGRHRKGVSETKCLSQNGQQNGQLSPPFDESNCHYKRENYNLDEHINFEKRESSNFFDDLQDTLDRVMGEENSKPFNTHRSVSQSGIKAKWEELKRGDYNPEEYSNFTNSLNGKREENYLFPSCNEKDSLRKSKYIGEHIYGDTPLNWNPSSSTPQKGTIQAEAYTTQKEESPRMVSPGERGNALISDDHTVNTKYNEKINDHFDHSHFNHSHFNHSHFSDFYHSNSFSQSFNFADHDWAVRGSSNCDSTVHNFVNTNKLDQIIEKIKKWNEYISNDVNYIQCLFCDKYLFKLENRHDRDVLNSSINESIRREKYTCAICKHKIKTLSKYNDGVKSGEQVGTLKGEYFGGKLKEGKKYIPHTAADAVNLLDTEKFENALDVTGSGSSQFATPTRTDSSLNSDVLKKGAYQSGRKSQSGNVLGENSSFAESYSSAANCGIDGLPQFAKCGSEKQALSFHNRNLSYPRGFAIFDDTIGNGPPGSNIDSGLFPFEEVHRKSSRGSDSDSSEAIGSKSPRSRGQNVVHTYEVDNEMTTQGRGKFDQMGATEGRQFEHTHDRGDDEGDEEEDANEDDDDADAVTLNKMSRVAQNAAELPIKSDKTDGENVEKTKTNERGTTKGCEKKRQTLKKSCSASGNNIYLGGRSDDRLEAVHHSVQRIFSNPQNIQLSNMRVRNGLPTELPN; encoded by the exons ATGCTCATACAGAAGTTCTTTTCGCTCGTTCCAGCGGAAGACAAAAACTTGGAAAA cctTGTAAATGAGCTAGCCCAATCTAAAAAGAACATcaggaaaatacaaaattatggGGCAAAGGAGAGAAGCGCGGACAGTTCCATTCGTAAAGATGACGTCAATCAAAAGGTAGAAAAGTTAACCATCACGTCAGTTGGTTCCAGGCGAAATGCAAGCGAGAAGGACAAATGGTGCAGCTTTAGGCAGAAGAAGAACGATGTCGGGAAAGGTCCATCCAGCTTGTcccaaaaatgtaaaaaaactACGTTCGATGGTAGTAAAGATATTAAGGCACTCAAATGGGACCCCCCCACCAGCGCCAAGTTCGATTTGTCAAGCATCAAAGAAAATGAACTTTTCCAAAGGATTTTTAAAACAGTTGAAAGAGAAAgtataaaaagtaaaaatgaaaaattaaaaagcaaaagtgaacaactcaaaaaattgaaaaacaatttagggaaccaaaatgaacatgtaaaaggaaaaaatgcgaatgaagaaaataaagaccAACTAACAGAATCGTTAATCGAATTTAGGAAAGTTCTAAATGATAAGAAGAAGACATGTGCCACTTTGAAAATCAAGACTAGAAGTTTTGGGAAGGAACACGcgtccttttccccctttcaaGACAACGCCGTCGAATGTTATAATATGCACCACAGTTGTAAAGGCGaaagttttaaaaacggTTTAGGGGGCGAAGTAGATGATAAAATCgaagaaagggagaaaagaaaagagcaTACGAAAATGCAAAGGTTGGATCCCCCCTACCAAAATGGCCAAGACAGAGTCGCAAAAGGGACAGCCCACAGGAGTAGGCAGAACCAGAAGGGATGCCCCTCCAACAGGATTAATCAAAATGATTTAATAAATGCAGAACGAGGAAATACTCCCCATTATTTCACTAAACGGGGTAATGCGCCCCCACAAAAGGGGTACCGAAATGAACACACTTACCGCCAATTTGAAAACCCATCCGTTATGGGGGAGGAAAGAAGCAGTCGTAGTAGCAGCAGCGGCAACAAATCACAAGGTCAACACTACATACGCTCCTGTAGCAGCAGAGGCAATACGTCACACGGTCAATATTACATACGCTCCTGTAGCAGCAATTTTTCTGTGCCAAGTAGTagtaattacaaaaaaggtaaaagaaGCCTCAGCGCTGCTAagcaaaagaacaaaatgtgCGAACAAGTCAGTGACGACAAAAGGGGTAGGAGACGTAACCACaataatgggaaaaaaaaagaaaaaaaaaaatcagccaACAGTGGGGATAACAAATTTGGtaatcttaaaaataaacgcagTCACACCTGTAGAGACATTTTCCGAAATGGTTATACACCCCCCAGAAGGGCATCAAAATACAAGTCACCCCATCGCAGACTTCATTTAATTGACCACCCAATGGGGGGACACCATTTCCCCAAATGTGACAACTCAGGCGGTAAGAAATTCCAACTCTTAGtggtaaaaaagaagaggaaaaaaataaacatggcaatttttgccaaaaagAAGATAGAAAAGCGTATGCGTGCAACACGGGGAGGGATTCATACACTCGAAGAGGAGTCTCCTAACCCCCGAAGTGAATATGTCAACAGCGTAAAGGACTGCCATAGCTGTTCACCCATTAGGTCCATTGAACACACCAGAGAAAACTCAAACAATTGGAAAGGTGATCAGTTATACCACGAAATGGCCACACCGTGTGAGAACGAATGGAAGAACCACGAAAGTAACTCCAACAATGATGATGAAAGGAACTCAAGCCACGTTAAAGAAAACAACAAAAGTTGCCTCGCTGAAAAAGACTTGCATAAAATGAGCGACTATGGAATACCCCCCCTTAATAGTTGCGACACACATAGGGAGAGACTAACCACAAATGGCAAAGCAGGTGATCTAATGTACGAAGTGAAAGCCGAAGGGTCTTCCCCCAAAGGTGAAAGCAAAACACACAACACATGTGTAGACGCAGAAATGTGGAAAAACACAGGGggaagtaaaataaaaatacgaGATGGAAGAATTGAAAAGGAACGGACTTCATCCAATTCTGCAGCGAAAAGAGAAGCAAACTTAAACAACTCAAACGGTGAAATTGCTTATCTTTTAAGCCATGCAACGGGAAACACACTAAGCAGAAGCAACACCATAAGTAACACCCCCTATGGAGGAGCGCTTGCTGTAGACTTCGACGAACCAACTGAGAAGTTAAGAAGAGGGAACACCTCCATTAAGGGCCATAGAACAGTAGCAGAAAGAGGCACAAATGACATACGGAAGGACTCCAATGCAGTTAAGCTAAGTAGGAAAGGGTCCGAATTGCCacatgaaggggaaaacataGAGCTTGGAAAGCAGCGCAAAAAGGGACATGCAAATTGCATAAGTGCCGACCTGCATGATGACACACATGATGGCACACATGATGACGCGCAAGATGACGCGCACGGGGATGTGCGCACTGATCGACAAGGCAACGACCGGGGAAAGAAACACATCCTCCAAGAAATACTATCCTTCTACACTCGATATAAACATAAACTGAACTTCCTCCTGCAGGaggaatataattatttaagcAGGCTGAGGGACTACGTCAGAAAAAATGCTCAAGAGTTAGAAGAAGTGAAGAACGGCGATCCAGCCGAGGGCACTTCCACACATGAGGGTTGCGAAGGAGACAACTTCTTAATTAACGAACTTGTGCAAAGGATAAATAACTGcatggtggaaaaaaataagttacaCAATTCGAGCGATGAGGAAGCCGTTTCAACGAATCAGATTAAAAAATGCGATTgcggaaagggaaaagaaaattttatttatcatctAAACAAAGACGACGCAGATGTGCACCAACTTTGCGTTCAAACAGACAAAAGAATCAAACGAATTGAATATTATCTAAATCAAAGTGAGAAGAAATGTTTGCGAAAAAACAATAGCATCACTAGGAGAGAAGCTCCTCCCTTCGCGAAAAGTCCATCAAGCGATCGTTCCGCAAATGGGAGCGAGTTCTTTTGCAAAGACAACTCGGTGGAAAGTAACCAACCGGATTGTCCTTTCCAACGCGCAGACATGACCAATCTGCGTAATGGTGCCGAAGAAATGAACCATATGAGGATGAGAAAAAGAACCCCCCCTTCTTGGAGGGGCTCAACAATGACAAAGCGAACGCGCAAAGAAGCTTCCATGTGTGAAGCaatgaataaaaaagtacTTGTGCGAAAAAGTGGAAGTTTTAAGGAAGACCACTGTGCAAAAAAACATTCTAGGTACGAGCTGCTCTACAGAATTAAGGTGTCTAAATATCTCCTACACAATTGGACTAAATCGGGAGGACATCATAGCGCCATTTCGAATTATCTCTTAAGGGGTTTAAAATGTGCAGCACCAAATGGCTTGCCCCTTTATGATAAAGGAGAATTTCACTTTAAAGGGCCCCTCTCTCTTTTCAATTACAAGCAATGTTTGCACCACTTCAAAGCGAACACCTTTTATTGCTACGTTTTGCgtgcaaaaggaagaggcaATTTTCGTAAAAGGTTTGGCAATGCGCCCAATCGAGCAGGAGACCCAAATTATGAacatgcacaaaaaattgagcaaAGAGAATGCggcaattatttaaattgtgCAGATGGGTACGCAGTGGGGGAATGCAATAAGACAAATCGGCCTGTCCCAACGGATAGGGAAAATAAAGAGAGGAAAATATTCACTAGGCAGACCCCTATTTGTGGAAATGATTTTCTTGTAACAAGAACGAACTCGAATTTTAGCCACATCAGTTGTAGCCCTTTTTTCGCAGGAGAATCACTCCTCTCTGCGCATTTTACTAAGAGTGTGACGAAACACCCTATTAATAGCACCCCCTGCGGTGGGGGAAAATACACCCCTAAGAAAGAGAGTGACAGTTTCGCTTCGACCAATTTGAGGTGGAATCAGAAAAGCACCCCCGATTTGTGTGGCACCATATGGAGAGGAAACCACAACGGAGAAGAAGCCACAAGTGAGAGATCTGCCCACCGAATGGCTAACTCCAAGTGGGCTACCACCACATCAACGTATATTacacaaacgggggggaaaaacaatcCCCTTAAAAAGGAGATCCCCACGAGTAGGTCATTGCATCAAGTGGACATAAGTTTAAACGCAGCCAATACTTATCACGTAAGTCCTAATTTGTTAATCGATAAGGATAAGCAAAAACAACTGTATGATAATACTGCAGGAGGGAAAGGCTGCATGCGGTCAGCTAAATCGATAAATTCGTTGGGCGTTAAAAACAGGTCTACTTTAAGTGGTAAACTAGTAGGTGAGCAAAATTACCCGTTTGAAAAACACCTCACGCGAATGAGGCACCACATAGGAGgctcaaaaaaggagaatttGGCCTCGCCAAATGAAAACAATCATCTGACAAATTCAATCACTGTAGAACAACTCAGCACGCATTTTAACGTGAGTGATAAGTGTAGAAGCGGGCGGGGGCATGCAGAATGGCTGAgcttcccaaatgggggacgCACCGAGGAGTATCCCCCACGAAGCGAATGCTATATCAATGTTTACGGAAATAATAGTAACACGAATGACAGCttggggaaaagcaaaaatatgtaccaGCTAAATTGCTCCTACGACCAAATTGTAAACTCACTGTGTATAAGCAGAGGGAAGATTGCGCAGGGAAGTGTTGGAACGAGCAAAGGttgccaaaaaggggaaggacgcaaaaaaggggaagaacgcaaaaaaggggaagaacgcaaaaaagggggagaacgcaaaaaaggggaagaacgcaaaaaagggggagaacgcaaaaaaggggaagaacgcaaaaaaggggaagaacacGCAAAAGAGGAATCATACGAAAAACACTCCAACGCAATTAACGATGaagaagcgcaaaatggaaacgaCAACCTGTCCAAGTTACGGGTAGACAATTTTAACGAAGCGCGAGAACACAATGGGGATAGCAGCGCTACGGCTGATGTGGTGGAAAAGTACTATGTAGACTTGCTCACCAATGGTGACAGTCACTCAGGGTATGTAGGagcaaaattgaagaaaaaaaaaaaaaaagcaaataacATTCCACATGCTGAGAGggacgaaaatgaaaacacgCCCATTCAAAACGCACACTGGttggggaaggaaaaaaaaggggactccCCAGAAAAGAAGCTAACACAAGGTGAGACACATGCAACGCAAATGAATCAGATTGGAAGACACCGCAAAGGAGTTAGCGAGACGAAGTGCCTCTCACAAAATGGTCAACAGAACGGACAGTTAAGTCCACCTTTCGATGAATCAAACTGTCActataaaagggaaaattacaATCTGGACGAACATATCAATTTCGAAAAGAGGGAAAGTTCCAATTTCTTCGATGATTTGCAGGACACACTCGACAGAGTcatgggggaagaaaattcCAAACCGTTCAACACTCATCGGAGCGTAAGCCAAAGTGGGataaaggcaaaatgggaggaACTAAAAAGAGGTGATTATAATCCAGAGGAATACTCAAATTTCACCAATTCGTTAAACGGAAAGAGGGAGGAAAATTACCTTTTCCCTTCATGCAACGAAAAAGACAGTTTgagaaaatcaaaatatatcGGTGAGCATATATACGGAGACACGCCTCTTAATTGGAACCCCTCCTCGAGcaccccccaaaaggggacaaTTCAGGCAGAGGCATACACGACGCAAAAGGAAGAGTCCCCACGGATGGTCAGCCCTGGCGAGAGAGGCAACGCCCTCATCAGTGACGACCATACGGTGAATACGAAGTacaacgaaaaaataaacgaccATTTTGACCACTCCCATTTTAATCACTCCCATTTTAACCACTCCCATTTTAGCGATTTTTACCACTCGAACAGCTTTTCTCAAAGCTTCAATTTTGCAGACCACGATTGGGCCGTAAGAGGGAGCAGCAACTGCGATAGTACCGTCCACAATTTTGTCAACACAAATAAGTTAGATCAAATTattgagaaaataaaaaaatggaatgaatACATTTCAAACGATGTGAACTATATACAGTGCCTATTCTGTGATAAGTATTTATTCAAATTGGAAAATCGTCACGATAGGGACGTTCTAAACTCGTCGATAAACGAATCCATCAGGAGAGAAAAATACACCTGTGCGATTTgcaaacataaaataaaaacgctaAGTAAATACAACGATGGGGTGAAAAGTGGGGAGCAGGTTGGCACACTAAAGGGGGAGTATTTTGGAGGCAAGTTAAAGGagggtaaaaaatatatccctCACACTGCAGCGGATGCTGTAAACCTTTTAGACACGGAGAAATTCGAAAATGCACTTGACGTTACTGGCTCTGGGAGCAGTCAGTTTGCCACCCCCACCCGAACGGATTCATCGCTAAACAGTGATGTTCTGAAAAAGGGTGCCTACCAAAGCGGAAGAAAAAGTCAAAGTGGAAATGTCCTCGGCGAAAACTCCTCTTTTGCCGAAAGCTACTCTTCTGCTGCAAACTGCGGAATTGATGGCCTTCCCCAGTTTGCCAAGTGTGGCTCCGAAAAGCAAGCGCTTTCTTTTCACAACAGAAATTTAAGTTATCCCCGCggttttgccatttttgatGACACGATTGGGAACGGTCCACCTGGCAGCAACATAGATTCGGGTCTGTTCCCTTTCGAGGAGGTCCACCGGAAAAGTAGCCGCGGCAGCGACAGCGACAGCAGCGAAGCTATTGGCAGCAAAAGCCCTAGAAGCAGGGGCCAAAACGTAGTGCACACCTACGAGGTAGACAACGAAATGACAACACAGGGACGGGGTAAATTCGACCAGATGGGCGCAACCGAAGGGCGCCAATTTGAACACACACATGATCGGGGTGATGATGAGggtgatgaggaggaggatgctaatgaggatgatgatgatgcaGACGCCGTCACGTTGAACAAGATGAGCAGGGTGGCACAGAACGCGGCGGAGTTGCCAATAAAAAGTGACAAAACGGATGGTGAAAATGTggagaaaacaaaaacaaacgaaAGAGGCACAACTAAAGGGtgcgaaaagaaaaggcaaacattaaaaaaaagctgttcCGCGAGCGggaacaatatatatttgggTGGCAGGTCGGATGACAGGTTGGAAGCCGTGCACCACTCGGTCCaaagaattttttcaaaCCCGCAAAACATCCAATTAAGCAACATGCGTGTCAGAAATGGCCTCCCAACGGAATTGCCAAACTGA